Proteins from a single region of Punica granatum isolate Tunisia-2019 chromosome 8, ASM765513v2, whole genome shotgun sequence:
- the LOC116187786 gene encoding protein JOKA2 isoform X2: MESTLVIKVQYGDTLRRFNARVNGNENLDLDMLGLKAKIFSLFDFPTDTDVTLTYIDEDGDIVTLVDDDDLRDVMRQNLKFLKIIVTPNTERRGRSYARSSGCSTPRRSPSVQQPIPNIHAVVAEVMKTVPETLREAVSKLSVDLRSKSTSSSPTIVELVEQLVKKGVGHPFLNPVSQVGASASSTSPATAAEGTKEAGMPPDVLPKAASSTCSKKSPHGDSVAATPSVHPPVIADLHPIDLNVDPTVTLNPASDMKESQKVGGKPGGSSCSAGSAETTALPNRNFPQAMGFTGSSSLCPFRGLPLLNEGNMPSHGMCRSKRGCKPTDVGGVFHRGIRCDGCGVHPITGPRYKSLVKADYDLCSICFAEMGREGDYIRIDKPMSFRSMRGLKQVPQPWIPPTLPHVLRPAFKRGHPKLDSRFVSDVTIMDGTVMAPSTPFTKIWRMRNNGNFDWVSGTRLVWIGGDNFSEKDSVEIEVPPQGVHLDEELDIALDFVAPASPGRYISYWRMASPSGHKFGQRVWVLIQVDTPADDSADKTSGALNLNLPPETIGTILQEMNSQFAGGVDDFFGPSNSTTAGKPVQPFAEEQRGKEQEQNFPIDDALLVGNVASASAPPESSSTISYPIIDPSDVGEVAASVPAPATPAAPAPAPAPAPASAPASAPLFPAKEAVVPSGNAGAKGDVEQNLLKELAEMGFKQVDLNKEVLRMNSYDLEQSVDDLCGVSDWDPILEELQEMGFCDKEMNKRLLKKNDGSIRRVVMDLLTGEKA, translated from the exons ATGGAGTCCACTCTCGTGATCAAG GTCCAATATGGGGACACCCTGAGGCGGTTCAATGCCCGCGTGAATGGAAATGAGAATCTGGATCTGGACATGCTCGGTCTGAAGGCAAAGATCTTCAGCCTCTTTGACTTCCCTACTGATACTGATGTGACGCTGACCTACATTGACGAGGATGGGGACATAGTGACACTTGTTGATGACGATGATCTGCGTGATGTAATGAGGCAGAACCTGAAATTCCTGAAGATTATAGTGACGCCAAACACTGAGAGGAGAGGCAGGTCATACGCCAGGTCCAGTGGATGCTCTACACCACGGAGGTCACCCAGTGTGCAACAACCTATTCCCAATATTCATGCTGTTGTTGCAGAAGTTATGAAGACTGTGCCAGAAACACTTCGAGAGGCGGTTTCGAAGCTCTCTGTGGACTTGCGTTCGAAATCTACATCCTCAAGTCCGACAATCGTGGAATTGGTTGAGCAgttggtgaagaagggggtgggGCATCCTTTCTTGAATCCAGTCTCACAGGTGGGTGCTTCTGCAAGTTCTACGTCACCTGCTACAGCTGCTGAGGGCACCAAGGAGGCAGGCATGCCACCAGATGTGCTGCCTAAAGCAGCCAGTAGCACGTGCTCCAAAAAGAGTCCGCATGGGGATTCTGTAGCTGCTACTCCCAGTGTACACCCACCAGTTATTGCTGATCTGCATCCGATCGATCTCAATGTTGATCCAACTGTGACCTTGAACCCTGCCAGTGATATGAAGGAGTCGCAGAAGGTTGGTGGAAAACCTGGTGGCTCTAGTTGCTCTGCAGGTTCAGCAGAAACTACTGCTCTTCCAAATAGGAATTTCCCACAGGCCATGGGATTTACAGGCAGCTCTAGTTTATGCCCTTTTAGGGGATTGCCTCTTCTGAATGAGGGAAATATGCCCTCGCATGGCATGTGTCGTTCTAAAAGGGGCTGCAAGCCTACGGATGTCGGTGGGGTATTCCACAGGGGTATTCGCTGTGATGGCTGTGGCGTTCATCCTATCACTGGACCTCGGTACAAGTCACTTGT GAAAGCTGATTATGACCTGTGCAGCATCTGTTTTGCGGAAATGGGACGCGAGGGTGACTATATTCGCATAGACAAGCCCATGTCTTTCAGATCCATGAGGGGTCTCAAGCAAGTACCT CAACCTTGGATCCCGCCAACACTACCACATGTGTTACGCCCTGCGTTCAAACGTGGTCATCCCAAGCTAGACAGTCGCTTTGTTTCTGATGTCACCATAATGGATGGAACTGTCATGGCCCCATCAACCCCCTTCACCAAGATTTGGCGTATGCGCAACAATGGCAACTTTGATTGGGTTTCAGGCACAAGGCTTGTTTGGATTGGAGGTGACAATTTCAGTGAGAAGGATTCGGTGGAAATAGAG GTTCCTCCTCAGGGTGTCCACTTAGATGAGGAACTTGATATTGCTCTTGACTTTGTTGCACCTGCCTCACCTGGTCGGTACATCTCGTACTGGAGGATGGCATCTCCCTCTGGTCACAAATTTGGGCAGCGGGTCTGGGTCCTTATTCAG GTTGATACTCCTGCAGATGATTCTGCTGACAAGACCTCTGGGGCTTTAAACCTGAATCTGCCTCCTGAGACCATTGGTACGATACTGCAGGAGATGAATTCTCAGTTTGCTGGTGGTGTAGATGACTTCTTCGGGCCCAGCAACTCCACTACAGCCGGCAAGCCAGTGCAACCGTTCGCGGAGGAGCAGCGGGGGAAAGAGCAGGAGCAAAACTTTCCTATTGATGATGCTCTCTTGGTTGGAAATGTTGCTTCAGCATCTGCCCCTCCTGAGTCTTCTTCGACTATCTCGTATCCCATCATTGATCCATCTGATGTGGGCGAAGTTGCGGCATCGGTTCCTGCGCCTGCCACTCCAGCTGCACCAGCACCAGCACCTGCACCTGCACCTGCTTCTGCGCCTGCTTCTGCACCACTGTTCCCTGCCAAGGAAGCAGTGGTACCGTCTGGAAATGCTGGTGCAAAGGGTGATGTTGAGCAGAACCTTCTGAAGGAGCTGGCTGAGATGGGATTCAAGCAGGTCGACTTGAACAAGGAGGTCTTGAGGATGAACTCATATGACCTGGAGCAGTCTGTGGATGATCTCTGTGGTGTTTCTGACTGGGATCCTATCCTCGAGGAGCTACAGGAGATG GGTTTCTGTGACAAGGAGATGAACAAGAGGTTGCTGAAGAAGAATGATGGGAGCATCAGGCGGGTCGTGATGGATCTTCTCACCGGAGAGAAGGCTTAA
- the LOC116187788 gene encoding serine/threonine-protein kinase STY13-like, which translates to MMMESGSRFFSADEFRLDAKWLIDPNHLFVGPKIGEGAYAKVYEGKYKNQTVAIKMVHKGETPEDIAKIEARFAREVAMLSRVQHKNLVKFVGACKEPVMVIVTELLSGGTLRKYLVSMRPRCLDTKVAVGFALDIARAMECLHSHGIIHRDLKPENLLLTADHKTVKLADFGLAREESLTEMMTAETGTYRWMAPELYSTVTLRRGEKKHYNHKVDAYSFAIVLWELLHNKLPFEGMSNLQAAYAAAFKNVRPSADNLPEELSFILTSCWKEDPEARPNFSQIIQMLLNHLYTVSPPVPVIPSRFFTSENSALAPESPGTSSLMAIRDDSGETPKAESVRKPNGCFFCFDQCY; encoded by the exons ATGATGATGGAATCTGGGAGCAGGTTCTTCTCTGCTGATGAGTTCCGTTTGGATGCAAAGTGGCTTATTGACCCAAATCATCTCTTTGTCGGGCCCAAGATTGGTGAAGGTGCTTATGCCAAAGTCTATgagggaaa ATATAAGAACCAGACTGTGGCAATTAAGATGGTTCATAAAGGAGAGACACCAGAGGACATTGCCAAGATAGAGGCAAGGTTTGCTCGGGAGGTTGCAATGTTGTCCAGAGTTCAACACAAGAATTTGGTCAAG TTTGTAGGTGCCTGCAAGGAGCCTGTGATGGTGATAGTTACCGAGCTTTTGTCTGGAGGGACCCTGCGCAAGTACTTGGTGAGCATGAGGCCTCGGTGCTTAGACACTAAAGTGGCAGTTGGTTTCGCACTTGATATTGCTCGTGCCATGGAGTGTTTGCACAGTCACGGTATCATACACCGTGATTTGAAACCTG aGAATTTGCTGCTGACTGCTGACCACAAAACCGTTAAACTGGCCGATTTCGGTCTAGCAAGAGAAGAGTCACTAACAGAGATGATGACCGCAGAAACTGGGACGTATCGGTGGATGGCTCCAGAG TTGTACAGTACTGTTACTTTAAGGCGAGGAGAGAAGAAGCATTACAACCACAAAGTCGACGCTTACAGCTTTGCAATCGTGTTGTGGGAGCTCTTACATAACAAGCTGCCTTTCGAGGGCATGTCAAACCTCCAGGCAGCCTACGCAGCCGCCTTCAAG AATGTGCGGCCAAGTGCTGATAACCTGCCCGAGGAACTGTCTTTCATTCTAACTTCTTGCTGGAAGGAGGACCCAGAAGCTCGGCCCAACTTCAGCCAGATAATTCAGATGCTCCTCAATCATCTGTACACCGTCTCTCCACCTGTGCCTGTCATTCCCTCTCGGTTCTTCACTTCAGAGAACAGTGCCCTGGCCCCTGAGTCTCCTGGTACAAGCTCACTGATGGCGATCCGTGATGATTCAGGAGAAACCCCTAAAGCAGAATCAGTGAGAAAGCCAAACGGCTGCTTTTTCTGCTTCGATCAGTGTTATTGA
- the LOC116187786 gene encoding protein JOKA2 isoform X1 — MESTLVIKVQYGDTLRRFNARVNGNENLDLDMLGLKAKIFSLFDFPTDTDVTLTYIDEDGDIVTLVDDDDLRDVMRQNLKFLKIIVTPNTERRGRSYARSSGCSTPRRSPSVQQPIPNIHAVVAEVMKTVPETLREAVSKLSVDLRSKSTSSSPTIVELVEQLVKKGVGHPFLNPVSQVGASASSTSPATAAEGTKEAGMPPDVLPKAASSTCSKKSPHGDSVAATPSVHPPVIADLHPIDLNVDPTVTLNPASDMKESQKVGGKPGGSSCSAGSAETTALPNRNFPQAMGFTGSSSLCPFRGLPLLNEGNMPSHGMCRSKRGCKPTDVGGVFHRGIRCDGCGVHPITGPRYKSLVRKADYDLCSICFAEMGREGDYIRIDKPMSFRSMRGLKQVPQPWIPPTLPHVLRPAFKRGHPKLDSRFVSDVTIMDGTVMAPSTPFTKIWRMRNNGNFDWVSGTRLVWIGGDNFSEKDSVEIEVPPQGVHLDEELDIALDFVAPASPGRYISYWRMASPSGHKFGQRVWVLIQVDTPADDSADKTSGALNLNLPPETIGTILQEMNSQFAGGVDDFFGPSNSTTAGKPVQPFAEEQRGKEQEQNFPIDDALLVGNVASASAPPESSSTISYPIIDPSDVGEVAASVPAPATPAAPAPAPAPAPASAPASAPLFPAKEAVVPSGNAGAKGDVEQNLLKELAEMGFKQVDLNKEVLRMNSYDLEQSVDDLCGVSDWDPILEELQEMGFCDKEMNKRLLKKNDGSIRRVVMDLLTGEKA, encoded by the exons ATGGAGTCCACTCTCGTGATCAAG GTCCAATATGGGGACACCCTGAGGCGGTTCAATGCCCGCGTGAATGGAAATGAGAATCTGGATCTGGACATGCTCGGTCTGAAGGCAAAGATCTTCAGCCTCTTTGACTTCCCTACTGATACTGATGTGACGCTGACCTACATTGACGAGGATGGGGACATAGTGACACTTGTTGATGACGATGATCTGCGTGATGTAATGAGGCAGAACCTGAAATTCCTGAAGATTATAGTGACGCCAAACACTGAGAGGAGAGGCAGGTCATACGCCAGGTCCAGTGGATGCTCTACACCACGGAGGTCACCCAGTGTGCAACAACCTATTCCCAATATTCATGCTGTTGTTGCAGAAGTTATGAAGACTGTGCCAGAAACACTTCGAGAGGCGGTTTCGAAGCTCTCTGTGGACTTGCGTTCGAAATCTACATCCTCAAGTCCGACAATCGTGGAATTGGTTGAGCAgttggtgaagaagggggtgggGCATCCTTTCTTGAATCCAGTCTCACAGGTGGGTGCTTCTGCAAGTTCTACGTCACCTGCTACAGCTGCTGAGGGCACCAAGGAGGCAGGCATGCCACCAGATGTGCTGCCTAAAGCAGCCAGTAGCACGTGCTCCAAAAAGAGTCCGCATGGGGATTCTGTAGCTGCTACTCCCAGTGTACACCCACCAGTTATTGCTGATCTGCATCCGATCGATCTCAATGTTGATCCAACTGTGACCTTGAACCCTGCCAGTGATATGAAGGAGTCGCAGAAGGTTGGTGGAAAACCTGGTGGCTCTAGTTGCTCTGCAGGTTCAGCAGAAACTACTGCTCTTCCAAATAGGAATTTCCCACAGGCCATGGGATTTACAGGCAGCTCTAGTTTATGCCCTTTTAGGGGATTGCCTCTTCTGAATGAGGGAAATATGCCCTCGCATGGCATGTGTCGTTCTAAAAGGGGCTGCAAGCCTACGGATGTCGGTGGGGTATTCCACAGGGGTATTCGCTGTGATGGCTGTGGCGTTCATCCTATCACTGGACCTCGGTACAAGTCACTTGT CAGGAAAGCTGATTATGACCTGTGCAGCATCTGTTTTGCGGAAATGGGACGCGAGGGTGACTATATTCGCATAGACAAGCCCATGTCTTTCAGATCCATGAGGGGTCTCAAGCAAGTACCT CAACCTTGGATCCCGCCAACACTACCACATGTGTTACGCCCTGCGTTCAAACGTGGTCATCCCAAGCTAGACAGTCGCTTTGTTTCTGATGTCACCATAATGGATGGAACTGTCATGGCCCCATCAACCCCCTTCACCAAGATTTGGCGTATGCGCAACAATGGCAACTTTGATTGGGTTTCAGGCACAAGGCTTGTTTGGATTGGAGGTGACAATTTCAGTGAGAAGGATTCGGTGGAAATAGAG GTTCCTCCTCAGGGTGTCCACTTAGATGAGGAACTTGATATTGCTCTTGACTTTGTTGCACCTGCCTCACCTGGTCGGTACATCTCGTACTGGAGGATGGCATCTCCCTCTGGTCACAAATTTGGGCAGCGGGTCTGGGTCCTTATTCAG GTTGATACTCCTGCAGATGATTCTGCTGACAAGACCTCTGGGGCTTTAAACCTGAATCTGCCTCCTGAGACCATTGGTACGATACTGCAGGAGATGAATTCTCAGTTTGCTGGTGGTGTAGATGACTTCTTCGGGCCCAGCAACTCCACTACAGCCGGCAAGCCAGTGCAACCGTTCGCGGAGGAGCAGCGGGGGAAAGAGCAGGAGCAAAACTTTCCTATTGATGATGCTCTCTTGGTTGGAAATGTTGCTTCAGCATCTGCCCCTCCTGAGTCTTCTTCGACTATCTCGTATCCCATCATTGATCCATCTGATGTGGGCGAAGTTGCGGCATCGGTTCCTGCGCCTGCCACTCCAGCTGCACCAGCACCAGCACCTGCACCTGCACCTGCTTCTGCGCCTGCTTCTGCACCACTGTTCCCTGCCAAGGAAGCAGTGGTACCGTCTGGAAATGCTGGTGCAAAGGGTGATGTTGAGCAGAACCTTCTGAAGGAGCTGGCTGAGATGGGATTCAAGCAGGTCGACTTGAACAAGGAGGTCTTGAGGATGAACTCATATGACCTGGAGCAGTCTGTGGATGATCTCTGTGGTGTTTCTGACTGGGATCCTATCCTCGAGGAGCTACAGGAGATG GGTTTCTGTGACAAGGAGATGAACAAGAGGTTGCTGAAGAAGAATGATGGGAGCATCAGGCGGGTCGTGATGGATCTTCTCACCGGAGAGAAGGCTTAA
- the LOC116187786 gene encoding protein JOKA2 isoform X3 — MESTLVIKVQYGDTLRRFNARVNGNENLDLDMLGLKAKIFSLFDFPTDTDVTLTYIDEDGDIVTLVDDDDLRDVMRQNLKFLKIIVTPNTERRGRSYARSSGCSTPRRSPSVQQPIPNIHAVVAEVMKTVPETLREAVSKLSVDLRSKSTSSSPTIVELVEQLVKKGVGHPFLNPVSQVGASASSTSPATAAEGTKEAGMPPDVLPKAASSTCSKKSPHGDSVAATPSVHPPVIADLHPIDLNVDPTVTLNPASDMKESQKVGGKPGGSSCSAGSAETTALPNRNFPQAMGFTGSSSLCPFRGLPLLNEGNMPSHGMCRSKRGCKPTDVGGVFHRGIRCDGCGVHPITGPRYKSLVICFAEMGREGDYIRIDKPMSFRSMRGLKQVPQPWIPPTLPHVLRPAFKRGHPKLDSRFVSDVTIMDGTVMAPSTPFTKIWRMRNNGNFDWVSGTRLVWIGGDNFSEKDSVEIEVPPQGVHLDEELDIALDFVAPASPGRYISYWRMASPSGHKFGQRVWVLIQVDTPADDSADKTSGALNLNLPPETIGTILQEMNSQFAGGVDDFFGPSNSTTAGKPVQPFAEEQRGKEQEQNFPIDDALLVGNVASASAPPESSSTISYPIIDPSDVGEVAASVPAPATPAAPAPAPAPAPASAPASAPLFPAKEAVVPSGNAGAKGDVEQNLLKELAEMGFKQVDLNKEVLRMNSYDLEQSVDDLCGVSDWDPILEELQEMGFCDKEMNKRLLKKNDGSIRRVVMDLLTGEKA, encoded by the exons ATGGAGTCCACTCTCGTGATCAAG GTCCAATATGGGGACACCCTGAGGCGGTTCAATGCCCGCGTGAATGGAAATGAGAATCTGGATCTGGACATGCTCGGTCTGAAGGCAAAGATCTTCAGCCTCTTTGACTTCCCTACTGATACTGATGTGACGCTGACCTACATTGACGAGGATGGGGACATAGTGACACTTGTTGATGACGATGATCTGCGTGATGTAATGAGGCAGAACCTGAAATTCCTGAAGATTATAGTGACGCCAAACACTGAGAGGAGAGGCAGGTCATACGCCAGGTCCAGTGGATGCTCTACACCACGGAGGTCACCCAGTGTGCAACAACCTATTCCCAATATTCATGCTGTTGTTGCAGAAGTTATGAAGACTGTGCCAGAAACACTTCGAGAGGCGGTTTCGAAGCTCTCTGTGGACTTGCGTTCGAAATCTACATCCTCAAGTCCGACAATCGTGGAATTGGTTGAGCAgttggtgaagaagggggtgggGCATCCTTTCTTGAATCCAGTCTCACAGGTGGGTGCTTCTGCAAGTTCTACGTCACCTGCTACAGCTGCTGAGGGCACCAAGGAGGCAGGCATGCCACCAGATGTGCTGCCTAAAGCAGCCAGTAGCACGTGCTCCAAAAAGAGTCCGCATGGGGATTCTGTAGCTGCTACTCCCAGTGTACACCCACCAGTTATTGCTGATCTGCATCCGATCGATCTCAATGTTGATCCAACTGTGACCTTGAACCCTGCCAGTGATATGAAGGAGTCGCAGAAGGTTGGTGGAAAACCTGGTGGCTCTAGTTGCTCTGCAGGTTCAGCAGAAACTACTGCTCTTCCAAATAGGAATTTCCCACAGGCCATGGGATTTACAGGCAGCTCTAGTTTATGCCCTTTTAGGGGATTGCCTCTTCTGAATGAGGGAAATATGCCCTCGCATGGCATGTGTCGTTCTAAAAGGGGCTGCAAGCCTACGGATGTCGGTGGGGTATTCCACAGGGGTATTCGCTGTGATGGCTGTGGCGTTCATCCTATCACTGGACCTCGGTACAAGTCACTTGT CATCTGTTTTGCGGAAATGGGACGCGAGGGTGACTATATTCGCATAGACAAGCCCATGTCTTTCAGATCCATGAGGGGTCTCAAGCAAGTACCT CAACCTTGGATCCCGCCAACACTACCACATGTGTTACGCCCTGCGTTCAAACGTGGTCATCCCAAGCTAGACAGTCGCTTTGTTTCTGATGTCACCATAATGGATGGAACTGTCATGGCCCCATCAACCCCCTTCACCAAGATTTGGCGTATGCGCAACAATGGCAACTTTGATTGGGTTTCAGGCACAAGGCTTGTTTGGATTGGAGGTGACAATTTCAGTGAGAAGGATTCGGTGGAAATAGAG GTTCCTCCTCAGGGTGTCCACTTAGATGAGGAACTTGATATTGCTCTTGACTTTGTTGCACCTGCCTCACCTGGTCGGTACATCTCGTACTGGAGGATGGCATCTCCCTCTGGTCACAAATTTGGGCAGCGGGTCTGGGTCCTTATTCAG GTTGATACTCCTGCAGATGATTCTGCTGACAAGACCTCTGGGGCTTTAAACCTGAATCTGCCTCCTGAGACCATTGGTACGATACTGCAGGAGATGAATTCTCAGTTTGCTGGTGGTGTAGATGACTTCTTCGGGCCCAGCAACTCCACTACAGCCGGCAAGCCAGTGCAACCGTTCGCGGAGGAGCAGCGGGGGAAAGAGCAGGAGCAAAACTTTCCTATTGATGATGCTCTCTTGGTTGGAAATGTTGCTTCAGCATCTGCCCCTCCTGAGTCTTCTTCGACTATCTCGTATCCCATCATTGATCCATCTGATGTGGGCGAAGTTGCGGCATCGGTTCCTGCGCCTGCCACTCCAGCTGCACCAGCACCAGCACCTGCACCTGCACCTGCTTCTGCGCCTGCTTCTGCACCACTGTTCCCTGCCAAGGAAGCAGTGGTACCGTCTGGAAATGCTGGTGCAAAGGGTGATGTTGAGCAGAACCTTCTGAAGGAGCTGGCTGAGATGGGATTCAAGCAGGTCGACTTGAACAAGGAGGTCTTGAGGATGAACTCATATGACCTGGAGCAGTCTGTGGATGATCTCTGTGGTGTTTCTGACTGGGATCCTATCCTCGAGGAGCTACAGGAGATG GGTTTCTGTGACAAGGAGATGAACAAGAGGTTGCTGAAGAAGAATGATGGGAGCATCAGGCGGGTCGTGATGGATCTTCTCACCGGAGAGAAGGCTTAA